A single genomic interval of Rosistilla ulvae harbors:
- a CDS encoding type IV pilus modification PilV family protein codes for MNMHKLMLKDGRNGATIIEVIFAIGVLLFGLLGIASMIPVAGRMARSSMNLDRGTTLASRVATQFSAFGFNSEGRWQALNDNNATGTFNPVSAGSRGVCLDPLLLAHPEVIVPPSATTLFPRTGWYESSSTSNHNYYVRKTFPYYSANYNPLVNPMLAQGSADWPTMPRLPRATLSVPRIGSFSPRMTSSESQQLIQDGDDLLTVETEDDTLPVAQMVRSTVADVANGYSMNPAQRATGGRYTWFATVRPTSVNTAVASVVVMYNRKRSFELPFSDATIDSEDPVKANNAAERVTWVDTAADFRGGGGGSIRIVGSQAVSSQLFEGDWIVLMRFVGTTVVHAWYRVLYADQEVELDNAYPDPHTGDSRQVWLRNITVDGPDWSFANTSGVAGETLAVIVSDVVAVKDFPISLVP; via the coding sequence ATGAACATGCATAAATTAATGTTGAAAGATGGCCGTAACGGCGCGACGATTATTGAGGTAATCTTTGCGATCGGCGTCCTTCTCTTTGGCCTTCTCGGAATCGCTTCGATGATCCCGGTTGCCGGGCGGATGGCGAGATCTTCGATGAACCTAGATCGCGGCACGACGCTTGCTTCACGGGTGGCAACTCAGTTCAGTGCATTCGGATTCAATTCAGAAGGCCGCTGGCAGGCACTCAATGACAACAATGCCACAGGCACCTTCAATCCCGTTAGCGCGGGGTCGAGAGGTGTATGCTTGGATCCACTCTTGCTGGCGCATCCCGAAGTTATTGTTCCACCATCCGCAACCACCCTCTTCCCTCGAACCGGATGGTATGAATCGAGTAGTACATCCAACCACAACTATTATGTGAGGAAAACTTTTCCATACTACTCAGCAAACTACAACCCACTCGTTAACCCGATGCTCGCCCAAGGCTCTGCTGACTGGCCTACGATGCCTAGGCTTCCGCGTGCAACATTGAGTGTCCCTCGCATCGGTTCGTTTTCTCCACGCATGACATCAAGCGAGTCGCAGCAACTCATCCAGGATGGTGATGATCTTTTAACCGTTGAGACCGAAGATGACACCCTTCCAGTGGCTCAAATGGTACGGTCGACGGTTGCAGACGTAGCTAACGGTTATTCAATGAACCCAGCGCAACGTGCGACAGGAGGTCGATACACATGGTTTGCGACGGTTCGTCCCACCTCAGTGAACACAGCCGTTGCTAGCGTTGTCGTCATGTACAACCGAAAACGAAGCTTTGAATTGCCGTTCTCAGACGCAACGATTGATAGCGAAGATCCTGTAAAGGCAAACAACGCCGCAGAACGAGTGACCTGGGTCGACACCGCAGCAGACTTTCGCGGTGGTGGTGGTGGTAGCATACGGATTGTCGGTAGCCAAGCGGTCAGTTCGCAGTTGTTCGAAGGTGACTGGATCGTTTTGATGCGTTTCGTTGGAACCACAGTTGTGCACGCTTGGTATCGGGTGCTTTACGCCGACCAAGAAGTTGAGTTGGACAATGCATATCCGGATCCTCATACAGGAGACTCGCGTCAGGTTTGGCTTCGGAATATTACGGTCGACGGTCCTGACTGGAGCTTTGCGAACACCTCCGGGGTTGCCGGCGAGACGCTTGCCGTCATTGTGTCCGATGTTGTGGCAGTGAAAGACTTCCCGATTTCTCTAGTTCCATAG
- a CDS encoding pilus assembly FimT family protein, protein MIRIQLKRTVQGFTLVELLVVIGILSLLTAVTLPTFRDVITDARASESIRNVRAFIETARTMATTTGRSHAVVFERDGINFAEERGSVTLLRIVSAAPDYTGDFEKSACFLYHETAAAAPLSGMTLAPNAAVFNPSECVSLSKSAMVANGPVRVGDVLVLSGRRLVITAISFCDNTDPPDVDFSDAAPNTWIKVYFDPRGATGTGNIDTPEFPLLSLSGTGTNVDTTPRQFRIERKTLRGGGKTLRLPRNSAIDLYYSGIGIASTQFSPATISAAQMNSSADVDYGPVSIVFNSTGAVERTYVGSLVPDSTPPNFTWSPNTLQPYSSIFILVGRTANVRPDQINTSASTLVDIGDDERSNILDVESGWVVINPFNGQVRTADVGSITGPFPYDFTTSMALAQRLAIESN, encoded by the coding sequence ATGATCCGTATTCAATTAAAACGAACCGTGCAGGGCTTCACGCTCGTGGAACTGTTGGTAGTGATAGGAATCCTCTCGCTATTAACTGCCGTCACGTTGCCAACATTTCGTGATGTAATCACAGATGCTCGCGCTTCAGAATCCATTCGGAACGTTCGCGCATTCATTGAAACGGCTCGAACGATGGCGACGACAACGGGCCGATCCCATGCCGTCGTATTCGAACGCGATGGTATCAATTTCGCTGAGGAACGCGGCAGCGTCACGCTTCTGCGTATTGTGTCCGCAGCACCTGATTACACAGGGGATTTCGAGAAATCCGCATGTTTTCTCTACCACGAAACGGCTGCGGCAGCACCGCTTTCTGGGATGACTCTGGCCCCTAACGCCGCCGTATTTAATCCTAGCGAATGTGTCTCTTTATCCAAATCGGCAATGGTTGCTAATGGACCGGTTCGTGTTGGTGATGTGCTAGTGTTATCAGGCCGACGTCTGGTCATCACTGCAATTAGCTTTTGCGACAACACAGACCCACCTGACGTTGACTTTTCCGATGCGGCACCTAACACCTGGATCAAAGTCTATTTTGACCCAAGAGGAGCAACAGGGACCGGAAATATTGACACTCCAGAGTTCCCACTTTTATCGCTATCTGGAACGGGGACAAATGTCGACACGACACCGCGTCAGTTTCGAATCGAACGGAAGACACTTCGCGGAGGAGGGAAGACATTACGTTTACCTCGCAATTCTGCGATTGATCTGTATTATTCCGGAATTGGCATCGCTAGCACGCAGTTTTCACCGGCTACAATTTCGGCCGCGCAGATGAATTCGAGCGCGGACGTTGATTACGGTCCTGTTTCAATTGTCTTCAATTCAACAGGCGCTGTGGAACGCACGTACGTTGGCAGTTTGGTTCCTGATAGTACGCCGCCGAATTTCACTTGGTCTCCGAATACGCTGCAACCCTACTCTTCAATTTTCATTCTGGTAGGGCGAACTGCAAACGTGCGTCCCGACCAGATCAACACATCGGCATCGACTCTTGTCGATATCGGTGACGACGAGCGATCCAATATTCTTGATGTGGAATCGGGATGGGTTGTCATCAATCCGTTTAACGGACAGGTCCGAACGGCGGACGTTGGCTCCATCACCGGCCCGTTTCCTTATGATTTCACAACGTCGATGGCGCTGGCACAGCGTTTGGCGATCGAGTCCAACTGA
- a CDS encoding type II secretion system protein: MNSPSVKNRLMRQGFTLVELLVAMALVSILAVMVTVALNSAQQDARLARTRSLVQRIDEILQYKMEEYKTRKLPVQLPQSSTTVEMTVPPVEVSRVRMMMMRDLMRMEMPDRRSDLVNYVPSTPVAMGPMNIRAIVNRTDSAGAALGAIATSIAWTTPSKFANYIRRLPSDFDDWTAEHESSECLYLILSTTTLNGVSALDLISPANVTDLDDDNMPEIVDPWGNPISWVRWPAGSPSSVVTKAGEDEFDLLNSDWGYGPASGISPSFSLRPLVMSPGLDGELGVVTTQFPTTPYAQMMWPVSDTDGKPRPVSGSSYPYIDPFNRQVSEALPGAVISEDSIADNVLSYDL, from the coding sequence TTGAATAGTCCATCCGTCAAAAACCGGTTGATGCGTCAGGGCTTCACGCTCGTCGAATTGTTGGTTGCCATGGCGTTGGTTTCGATCCTTGCGGTAATGGTTACCGTTGCCTTAAATTCCGCCCAGCAAGACGCGCGGTTGGCACGTACCAGATCGCTGGTTCAGCGGATCGATGAAATCCTTCAGTACAAAATGGAGGAATACAAAACACGCAAACTTCCGGTTCAGTTACCGCAGAGTTCAACTACGGTTGAAATGACAGTGCCTCCCGTCGAAGTATCGCGGGTCCGCATGATGATGATGCGTGATTTGATGCGAATGGAAATGCCAGACCGACGTTCTGATTTGGTTAATTACGTTCCCAGCACCCCCGTTGCAATGGGGCCGATGAACATTCGCGCTATCGTCAATCGCACCGATTCAGCGGGGGCTGCATTAGGAGCGATTGCAACGTCAATTGCGTGGACAACACCAAGTAAATTCGCAAACTATATCAGGCGTTTGCCATCAGATTTTGACGACTGGACTGCCGAACACGAGAGTTCTGAATGCTTGTATTTAATTCTGAGTACTACAACGTTGAACGGTGTTTCTGCGTTAGATCTGATCAGCCCGGCAAATGTTACCGACCTTGATGACGATAACATGCCGGAGATTGTCGATCCTTGGGGCAACCCCATATCTTGGGTGCGTTGGCCCGCTGGCTCGCCTTCATCGGTTGTAACAAAAGCTGGCGAAGATGAGTTTGATTTATTGAACTCCGATTGGGGCTATGGACCAGCCAGTGGCATTTCCCCTTCATTCAGCCTTCGGCCTCTTGTTATGTCGCCTGGGCTTGACGGTGAACTTGGGGTGGTTACTACACAGTTCCCGACAACCCCTTATGCCCAAATGATGTGGCCCGTTAGCGACACTGACGGGAAGCCTCGCCCCGTATCGGGAAGCTCGTATCCCTACATCGATCCGTTCAATCGCCAGGTTAGCGAAGCACTTCCGGGCGCAGTCATATCTGAAGATTCAATCGCCGACAACGTCTTGAGCTACGATCTATGA
- a CDS encoding type II secretion system protein, translating into MQTQQAQAQVKQMSQPLRSRTKNPRAAFTLIEILIVVTIIALLMGLLTPAVMTVMGNAREAAMKSEADGIALAIEAYRDKYGEYPPDCSDKDLVIRHFRTIFPQIDVRELQLLDNMLLQGGTFSAHNISRAEALVFVLGGYSSNPQNPLTGDGGPFDFVGTGSPTTVAGDYQYNTARTNSLFDFDITQLSITPWDPASSTKPTPTSKTISSDDGDIFPVYSPPNKVAPYVYFDSRTYGWLPDVGQFNSFPNTTAASVVGYVRPLKIKNGQPASGSTYGTAAAASKAWDFANPKSFQVIAAGRDDQFGSVHTQSGYPVYFIAGTGEAMVADPDADGPTATLISSVSNFQASSDNAVADNITNFSTRTLEADVE; encoded by the coding sequence ATGCAAACGCAACAGGCACAGGCACAGGTAAAGCAGATGTCCCAGCCCCTCCGCTCCAGAACCAAAAACCCCCGAGCAGCCTTCACGTTGATCGAAATTTTGATCGTCGTGACCATCATTGCTCTATTGATGGGGCTTCTCACGCCTGCGGTAATGACGGTGATGGGGAATGCCAGGGAGGCGGCGATGAAAAGCGAAGCCGATGGTATCGCTTTAGCAATCGAAGCATACCGTGACAAATACGGTGAGTATCCACCAGACTGCTCAGATAAAGACCTGGTCATCCGTCACTTCAGGACAATCTTTCCTCAAATCGACGTTAGGGAACTGCAGTTATTAGACAACATGCTGCTTCAGGGCGGGACTTTTTCAGCTCACAACATAAGCCGTGCGGAAGCACTCGTTTTTGTGCTAGGAGGATACAGCAGTAACCCCCAAAATCCGCTTACGGGAGATGGTGGTCCGTTCGACTTCGTTGGCACGGGTTCGCCCACTACCGTCGCAGGCGATTACCAATACAACACCGCTCGCACCAATTCACTGTTTGATTTCGACATCACACAACTGTCGATCACTCCATGGGACCCAGCTAGCTCCACAAAACCAACTCCAACGAGCAAAACAATTTCCAGCGACGATGGAGACATTTTCCCTGTCTACTCGCCCCCCAACAAGGTTGCCCCCTACGTTTACTTCGATTCCAGGACTTACGGATGGCTTCCCGATGTGGGCCAATTCAACTCGTTCCCCAATACTACCGCTGCGTCGGTCGTTGGCTACGTCCGACCACTGAAAATCAAGAACGGGCAACCCGCATCAGGCTCGACGTATGGCACAGCCGCAGCGGCTTCCAAAGCTTGGGATTTCGCCAATCCCAAATCTTTCCAGGTGATTGCAGCCGGACGGGATGATCAATTCGGATCAGTGCATACGCAGTCCGGTTACCCAGTCTATTTTATCGCGGGAACCGGCGAGGCGATGGTCGCCGATCCCGATGCTGATGGGCCGACCGCGACGCTAATTTCCTCGGTTTCAAACTTCCAAGCCTCGTCTGACAACGCGGTTGCCGACAACATTACGAATTTCTCGACGCGAACACTGGAGGCAGACGTTGAATAG
- a CDS encoding type II secretion system F family protein, giving the protein MPIYLFEAMDATGQEIRDEIDAQNEEEAQTTIRQMGYFVTKISVKKQAAKAAAQKKRRGGGGFGGAKTKHIAMFTRQLSILQDSGLPILRSLKILEGNQKPGKLKNALLDTCEEIESGSTMSESMAKSPKVFNRLYVNMIKAGEAGGALETILQRLADFMERAESLKRKVKGALIYPCVVVFVACAIVTFIMIKIVPTFEQMFEEFDLELPAPTLLLIALSNYIVRYGFLIVVIPVCMFIIVKLIRKFKQGRMGFDMFIIKAPIFGGLLEKNILARTTRTLGTLVSSGVPILEALNITRETSGNAMFERLFGKVTESIRQGEVISKPLAENSTPGFHPMAAFFWAFLGAFPGIMLMSVALTANYTKLGENPEMVQTLRSIAFGGTAGGCTFAVLWYLMKMKERVVDDLVVNMIDVGEETGELDTMLYKVADTYDEEVRVMTDGMMALMEPLLIVFLGLVVGFIVVSLFMPLVSLISSLG; this is encoded by the coding sequence ATGCCTATCTATCTATTTGAAGCGATGGACGCGACCGGACAAGAAATCCGGGACGAGATCGATGCGCAGAACGAAGAAGAGGCGCAAACCACTATTCGGCAGATGGGATACTTCGTCACGAAGATCTCCGTCAAAAAGCAAGCGGCCAAAGCGGCGGCCCAAAAGAAGCGCCGTGGAGGCGGCGGGTTCGGTGGTGCCAAGACAAAACATATCGCGATGTTCACTCGCCAGCTGTCGATCCTGCAAGACTCCGGTCTGCCGATCCTCCGCAGCTTGAAGATCCTCGAAGGAAATCAGAAGCCGGGCAAGTTGAAAAACGCCCTACTCGATACCTGCGAAGAGATCGAGAGCGGTTCGACGATGAGCGAATCGATGGCCAAGAGCCCCAAGGTCTTCAATCGCTTGTACGTCAACATGATCAAGGCGGGCGAGGCGGGTGGTGCGTTGGAGACGATCCTGCAGCGGTTGGCCGACTTTATGGAGCGGGCTGAATCGCTCAAACGGAAAGTCAAAGGTGCGTTGATCTATCCCTGCGTCGTCGTCTTCGTCGCCTGTGCGATCGTGACCTTTATCATGATCAAGATCGTTCCGACGTTCGAACAGATGTTTGAAGAGTTCGATCTGGAACTGCCGGCGCCGACGCTGCTGCTGATCGCCCTGTCCAACTATATCGTGCGGTACGGGTTCCTGATCGTCGTGATCCCGGTCTGTATGTTTATCATCGTGAAATTGATACGCAAATTTAAACAGGGGCGGATGGGCTTTGACATGTTCATCATCAAAGCGCCGATCTTCGGCGGTTTGCTGGAAAAGAACATCCTCGCCCGAACCACCCGAACCCTCGGTACGTTGGTCTCCAGCGGTGTGCCGATCTTGGAAGCGCTGAACATCACCCGCGAAACGTCGGGCAATGCGATGTTCGAGCGGCTGTTTGGCAAGGTGACCGAGTCGATTCGGCAGGGTGAAGTGATCAGCAAACCGCTAGCCGAAAACAGTACCCCCGGCTTCCACCCGATGGCCGCCTTCTTCTGGGCGTTTTTGGGAGCGTTTCCAGGGATCATGTTGATGTCGGTCGCCCTGACAGCGAACTACACAAAACTGGGTGAAAACCCCGAGATGGTCCAGACGCTGCGCAGCATCGCCTTTGGCGGCACCGCCGGCGGATGCACCTTCGCCGTCTTGTGGTACCTGATGAAGATGAAAGAGCGCGTGGTCGACGACCTGGTCGTCAACATGATCGACGTCGGCGAAGAGACGGGCGAGCTGGACACGATGCTCTACAAAGTTGCCGACACATACGACGAAGAAGTACGCGTAATGACTGACGGCATGATGGCTCTGATGGAACCGTTGCTGATCGTATTCCTCGGTCTAGTCGTCGGCTTCATCGTCGTCAGCCTCTTCATGCCCCTCGTCTCGCTGATCAGCAGCCTGGGATAA
- a CDS encoding GspE/PulE family protein translates to MATRKIGQILVDLGFITDEQLEVILEEQLQQPGALLGRIAEDMGLVTDEQVAQGLAEQMNMQTVQLQDTELPPEVLAMITETMAQLYRVIPVKFDGSTLTVATCDPQNLSIQDELRTFLGYDIRMAVSTERDIMSAMTRYFDSESESVEKVIASLEEDDDLKAAISALESDKFNITDAEALADSAPVRKLLNMVLLLAIKDHASDIHFEPFEDEFRIRIKAEGVLYEMVPPPRHLAFAITTRIKVMANLDIAERRMPQDGRIELMVGGHPVDLRVSVMPTMFGESTVMRILDRSVVSLSLDNVGMDETVMVPFRKAIEKPNGIILVTGPTGSGKTTTLYSALTELNTIDEKCITTEDPVEYDIDGIIQIPIDVGSGVTFASCLRAILRQDPDRILVGEIRDLETAEIAVQAALTGHLVFSTLHTNDSPSTITRMKDMGVPTFLLTATVEAILAQRLVRRICTNCREEAPASIDLLAEIGMSAQDVAEQKFYRGGGCDKCNNTGYKGRVGLFELMIMNDTIREMVMANASTDEIRDVAESNGMVTLRAFGMGLAYKGITSLEEVVRETVDH, encoded by the coding sequence GTGGCAACACGAAAAATCGGACAGATCCTCGTCGACCTCGGTTTCATCACCGACGAACAACTGGAGGTGATCCTCGAGGAACAACTACAACAGCCGGGCGCTTTGTTGGGGCGGATCGCGGAGGATATGGGCCTGGTCACCGACGAACAGGTGGCCCAGGGCTTGGCCGAACAGATGAACATGCAGACGGTCCAGTTGCAGGATACCGAACTGCCGCCAGAAGTCCTGGCGATGATCACCGAAACGATGGCCCAGCTGTATCGCGTGATCCCGGTCAAATTCGACGGCTCCACCCTGACCGTCGCGACCTGCGACCCGCAAAACCTTTCGATCCAAGACGAACTGCGGACCTTCCTCGGTTACGACATCCGGATGGCCGTCTCGACCGAACGAGACATCATGTCCGCGATGACGCGGTACTTCGACAGCGAATCGGAGAGCGTCGAAAAAGTGATCGCCTCGCTGGAAGAGGACGACGACCTCAAAGCGGCGATCTCGGCGCTGGAGTCGGACAAATTTAACATCACCGATGCCGAGGCGCTTGCCGATTCGGCGCCGGTCCGCAAGCTGTTGAACATGGTCCTGTTGCTGGCGATCAAGGACCACGCCAGCGATATCCACTTCGAACCGTTCGAGGATGAATTCCGGATCCGGATCAAAGCCGAAGGCGTGTTGTACGAAATGGTTCCGCCGCCGCGCCACCTGGCCTTTGCGATCACCACGCGAATCAAGGTCATGGCGAACCTGGACATCGCCGAACGCCGGATGCCGCAGGACGGCCGGATCGAATTGATGGTCGGTGGCCACCCGGTCGATCTCCGCGTCAGCGTGATGCCAACGATGTTTGGCGAATCGACGGTAATGCGGATCCTGGACCGCTCGGTCGTCTCGCTCAGTCTCGACAATGTCGGCATGGACGAAACCGTGATGGTGCCGTTCCGCAAAGCGATCGAAAAACCAAACGGCATCATCCTGGTCACCGGACCGACGGGCAGCGGCAAAACGACGACACTCTATTCGGCCCTGACCGAACTGAACACGATCGACGAAAAATGTATCACCACCGAAGACCCCGTCGAATACGACATCGATGGGATCATCCAGATCCCGATCGACGTCGGATCGGGTGTCACGTTTGCCAGTTGTCTGCGAGCGATCCTGCGACAGGATCCCGACCGGATCCTGGTCGGTGAGATCCGCGATCTGGAGACGGCGGAGATCGCCGTCCAAGCCGCACTGACCGGTCACTTGGTCTTCAGCACCCTGCACACAAACGATTCCCCCAGCACGATCACCCGTATGAAAGACATGGGCGTGCCGACCTTCCTGTTGACCGCCACGGTCGAGGCGATCTTGGCCCAGCGGTTGGTTCGCCGAATCTGCACCAATTGCCGCGAAGAGGCGCCGGCGTCGATCGATCTGTTAGCCGAGATCGGCATGTCGGCTCAAGATGTCGCCGAGCAGAAGTTCTACCGCGGCGGCGGATGCGACAAATGCAACAACACCGGATACAAGGGGCGCGTGGGGCTGTTTGAATTGATGATCATGAACGACACGATCCGCGAGATGGTGATGGCCAACGCATCGACCGACGAAATCCGCGACGTCGCCGAATCCAACGGCATGGTCACGCTGCGTGCCTTCGGTATGGGACTGGCCTACAAAGGCATCACGTCGCTCGAAGAGGTCGTTCGCGAAACCGTCGACCACTAA
- a CDS encoding type IV pilus twitching motility protein PilT: protein MATVLIDKLLQAAVKQGVSDIHIVVNQPPVFRLHGRMRKLETKVLEAEDTVALMKSITPDRCQRELQETGSTDFGFAFGELARFRVSVFKQRGFISMVLRQIPNDKLTPEQLGLSEAIIKLVQRPRGLFLVTGPTGSGKSTTLASLINYLNETVDHHIITIEDPIEFYHEHIESTINQREVGVDVPSFSEAIRRALRQDPDVILVGELRDLETIEAAISAAETGHIVFGTLHTNSAQGTVNRIIDAFPGNLQDQVRTQLASSLIGVVAQTLLPKIGGGRCAAYETLIVTPGIANLIRENKTFRINSAIQTGAKFGMQLMDDALYNLWAGGLVSVEDVLGKAHRPDDLAKRIVEARRESGDDGESNED, encoded by the coding sequence ATGGCAACCGTTCTGATCGACAAGCTGCTGCAAGCAGCGGTAAAACAAGGCGTCAGCGACATCCACATCGTCGTCAACCAGCCTCCCGTCTTCCGGCTCCACGGCCGGATGCGGAAACTGGAGACCAAGGTGTTGGAAGCCGAGGATACCGTCGCGTTGATGAAAAGCATCACGCCCGACCGCTGCCAGCGCGAGCTGCAGGAGACCGGTAGCACCGACTTCGGCTTCGCCTTTGGCGAACTGGCGCGATTTCGCGTCTCGGTCTTCAAACAGCGCGGCTTCATCTCGATGGTGCTGCGACAGATCCCCAACGACAAACTGACCCCCGAACAACTGGGGCTCTCCGAAGCGATCATCAAATTGGTCCAACGGCCTCGCGGTCTGTTCCTGGTCACCGGCCCGACCGGTAGCGGTAAGAGCACGACGCTGGCCAGTTTGATCAATTACCTGAACGAGACGGTCGATCACCACATCATCACGATCGAAGATCCGATCGAGTTCTATCACGAACATATCGAAAGCACGATCAACCAGCGGGAAGTAGGAGTCGACGTCCCCAGTTTCTCCGAGGCGATTCGCCGCGCGTTGCGGCAGGATCCCGACGTGATCCTGGTCGGCGAGCTCCGCGATCTGGAGACGATCGAAGCGGCGATCAGCGCCGCCGAAACCGGTCACATCGTCTTCGGCACGCTGCACACCAATAGCGCCCAGGGAACGGTCAACCGGATCATCGACGCTTTCCCCGGCAACTTGCAGGACCAGGTCCGCACCCAATTGGCGTCGTCGCTGATCGGTGTGGTCGCCCAAACCCTGCTACCCAAAATCGGCGGCGGGCGTTGTGCCGCTTACGAAACATTGATCGTCACCCCAGGCATCGCCAACCTGATCCGCGAGAACAAAACGTTCCGGATCAATTCGGCGATCCAGACCGGAGCCAAGTTCGGCATGCAATTGATGGACGACGCGCTCTACAACCTCTGGGCCGGCGGCCTGGTCTCGGTCGAAGACGTGTTGGGCAAAGCGCATCGCCCCGACGACTTGGCCAAACGGATCGTCGAAGCTCGCCGCGAAAGTGGCGACGACGGCGAATCAAACGAAGATTAA
- a CDS encoding GspE/PulE family protein yields the protein MAGPKRDFTDLLLQRGIVSIDQLNEAAQISRDSGINISEALDKLGYATPEESTKALADFHKLEYVNLSEIRIDETVIELVPESVARENNVLPIGGDETVLKVLISDPFDLETIEKLRFILNRKVETALAPKTSIQEAINRYYGQVEGESADSMLQEFTDTAIDFTETEEDSGGDVDEIFDEASPPVVKLVHLMIAEAVQLRASDIHVEPFEDRVRIRYRIDGRLVERDSPPRRMLMALMSRIKILSKIDIAEKRKPQDGRIKITVGDKELDLRVSLIPTNHGQSAVMRLLDRDNIKVGIRQLGLAERDFRNFQSLIKRPNGIILVTGPTGSGKTTTLYASLNALNRPDRKIITAEDPVEYYLQGINQCEVRHNIGLDFALIIRAMLRQAPNIILVGEMRDNETASMGIQASLTGHLVFSTLHTNDAPSAATRMMDMGVPSYLVASSVIAVLAQRLVRTICPRCKTRYKPPESLIRDAGIPPELAKKAEFAKGKGCAHCQRSGYRGRIGIYELMLVRSTIREMMFQARSSQDIRKAAIENGMTTLYADGIRKIMRGITTFEEVYRVAKKTEQDHLAIEQLLKEDL from the coding sequence ATGGCTGGTCCAAAACGCGACTTTACCGATCTACTGCTCCAGCGGGGCATCGTCAGTATCGACCAACTCAACGAAGCGGCGCAGATCTCCCGCGACTCGGGGATCAACATCAGCGAAGCGCTCGATAAACTGGGCTACGCCACCCCCGAGGAATCGACCAAAGCGCTCGCCGACTTCCATAAGCTCGAATACGTCAACCTCAGCGAGATTCGGATCGACGAGACCGTCATCGAACTGGTCCCCGAATCGGTCGCCCGCGAAAACAACGTCTTGCCGATCGGGGGGGACGAGACTGTCCTCAAGGTCCTGATCAGCGACCCGTTCGACCTCGAGACGATCGAAAAGCTGCGGTTTATCCTGAACCGCAAAGTCGAAACGGCGTTGGCTCCCAAAACCTCGATCCAAGAAGCGATCAACCGCTATTACGGTCAGGTCGAAGGTGAATCGGCCGACTCGATGTTGCAAGAGTTCACCGATACGGCGATCGACTTCACCGAGACCGAAGAGGATTCCGGCGGCGACGTCGACGAGATCTTCGACGAAGCGAGCCCGCCGGTCGTAAAATTAGTTCACCTAATGATCGCCGAAGCGGTTCAATTGCGAGCGTCGGATATCCACGTCGAACCGTTCGAGGACCGAGTCCGGATCCGATACCGGATCGACGGCCGGTTGGTGGAGCGGGACAGCCCCCCCCGCCGGATGCTGATGGCCCTGATGTCCCGCATCAAAATCCTCTCCAAGATCGACATCGCCGAAAAGCGGAAACCGCAAGACGGCCGGATCAAGATCACCGTGGGGGACAAAGAACTCGATTTGCGGGTCAGCCTGATCCCGACCAACCACGGCCAATCGGCGGTCATGCGACTGTTGGACCGCGACAATATTAAGGTCGGCATCCGGCAACTGGGACTGGCCGAGCGCGACTTCCGCAACTTCCAATCGCTGATCAAACGCCCCAACGGCATCATCTTGGTCACCGGCCCGACAGGGTCGGGAAAGACCACCACACTCTACGCCTCGCTGAACGCCCTGAACCGCCCCGATCGCAAGATCATCACCGCGGAGGACCCTGTCGAATACTACCTGCAGGGGATCAACCAGTGCGAGGTGCGGCACAACATCGGACTCGATTTCGCCCTGATCATTCGAGCCATGTTGCGTCAGGCACCCAACATCATCCTCGTCGGAGAAATGCGCGACAACGAGACCGCTTCGATGGGAATCCAGGCTTCTCTCACTGGACACTTGGTATTCAGTACTCTGCACACGAACGATGCGCCCAGTGCCGCGACACGAATGATGGACATGGGTGTACCATCCTATCTGGTGGCAAGCAGCGTGATCGCAGTCCTCGCTCAGCGGCTGGTCCGGACGATTTGCCCACGTTGTAAGACACGTTACAAGCCACCGGAGAGCCTGATCCGCGATGCTGGCATTCCGCCCGAATTGGCGAAGAAGGCCGAATTCGCTAAGGGCAAAGGATGCGCCCATTGCCAACGCAGCGGATACCGCGGCCGGATCGGTATTTACGAACTGATGCTGGTCCGCAGCACGATTCGCGAGATGATGTTCCAGGCCCGCAGCTCGCAGGACATCCGCAAAGCGGCGATCGAAAACGGCATGACCACGCTGTATGCCGACGGTATACGAAAGATCATGCGAGGGATCACCACGTTTGAAGAGGTCTATCGGGTCGCGAAAAAGACCGAACAGGATCACTTGGCAATCGAACAATTGCTCAAAGAAGATCTCTAA